From the Kitasatospora viridis genome, one window contains:
- a CDS encoding DUF1707 and DUF4190 domain-containing protein: MGDVQSWSGGWPPRQPAAAPVPPAPAPYAAPAPPAFGSPHAGMRAAHTDRERTVDVLKAAYAEGRLSAAEYGERFDATQSAQTYGQLAQLVADLPAGPGLGPVGVPMAVPIAPVPATFLPPPTRPAPNNSVAIASLVLGLLCVPTMGVAGLPAVVTGHIARSQIRRTKESGDGMATFGMVLGYLSLAGWSMFLLLGMLAVVAHG; this comes from the coding sequence ATGGGTGACGTGCAGTCGTGGTCCGGCGGCTGGCCGCCCCGGCAGCCCGCAGCGGCTCCGGTACCCCCGGCCCCCGCGCCCTACGCCGCACCGGCGCCGCCCGCCTTCGGCTCGCCGCACGCCGGGATGCGCGCCGCGCACACCGACCGCGAGCGCACGGTGGACGTGCTGAAGGCCGCCTACGCCGAAGGCCGGCTCTCCGCCGCCGAGTACGGCGAGCGCTTCGACGCGACGCAGAGCGCGCAGACGTACGGCCAGCTGGCCCAGTTGGTCGCCGACCTGCCGGCCGGTCCGGGCCTGGGCCCGGTGGGCGTGCCGATGGCCGTGCCGATCGCCCCGGTGCCCGCCACCTTCCTGCCGCCGCCGACCCGGCCGGCCCCGAACAACTCGGTGGCGATCGCCTCCCTGGTGCTCGGCCTGCTGTGCGTGCCGACGATGGGCGTCGCGGGCCTGCCGGCCGTGGTGACCGGCCACATCGCCCGCAGCCAGATCCGCCGCACCAAGGAGAGCGGTGACGGTATGGCGACGTTCGGGATGGTTCTGGGTTACCTCTCGCTGGCCGGTTGGTCGATGTTCCTCCTGCTCGGCATGTTGGCCGTGGTGGCGCACGGGTAG
- the rpsL gene encoding 30S ribosomal protein S12 produces the protein MPTIQQLVRKGRQDKVEKNKTPALKGSPQRRGVCTRVYTTTPKKPNSALRKVARVRLTSGIEVTAYIPGEGHNLQEHSIVLVRGGRVKDLPGVRYKIIRGSLDTQGVKNRKQARSRYGAKKEK, from the coding sequence GTGCCTACGATCCAGCAGCTGGTCCGAAAGGGCCGGCAGGACAAGGTCGAGAAGAACAAGACGCCCGCCCTGAAGGGTTCGCCCCAGCGTCGCGGCGTCTGCACGCGTGTGTACACGACCACCCCGAAGAAGCCGAACTCGGCGCTTCGCAAGGTCGCCCGTGTGCGCCTCACCAGCGGGATCGAGGTCACCGCTTACATCCCGGGCGAGGGCCACAACCTGCAGGAGCACTCCATCGTGCTGGTCCGCGGTGGCCGTGTGAAGGACCTTCCTGGTGTCCGCTACAAGATCATCCGCGGTTCGCTCGACACCCAGGGTGTCAAGAACCGCAAGCAGGCTCGCAGCCGCTACGGCGCCAAGAAGGAGAAGTAA
- the rpsG gene encoding 30S ribosomal protein S7 codes for MPRKGPAPKRPVIIDPVYGSPLVTSLVNKILLHGKRSTAERIVYGALEGVREKTGSDPVVTLKRALENVKPALEVKSRRVGGATYQVPVEVRPGRASTLALRWMVGYSRARREKTMTERLMNEILDASNGLGASVKRREDTHKMAESNKAFAHYRW; via the coding sequence ATGCCTCGTAAGGGCCCCGCCCCGAAGCGCCCGGTCATCATCGACCCGGTTTACGGCTCCCCGCTGGTGACCTCGCTGGTCAACAAGATCCTGCTGCACGGCAAGCGCTCCACCGCCGAGCGGATCGTCTACGGCGCCCTTGAGGGCGTCCGTGAGAAGACCGGCTCCGACCCGGTCGTCACCCTGAAGCGCGCGCTTGAGAACGTGAAGCCGGCGCTTGAGGTCAAGTCCCGCCGTGTCGGTGGCGCCACCTACCAGGTGCCCGTCGAGGTCCGCCCGGGCCGTGCCAGCACCCTGGCGCTGCGCTGGATGGTCGGCTACTCCCGCGCCCGTCGCGAGAAGACCATGACCGAGCGTCTGATGAACGAGATCCTCGACGCCTCGAACGGCCTCGGCGCCTCCGTGAAGCGTCGCGAGGACACCCACAAGATGGCCGAGTCCAACAAGGCCTTCGCGCACTACCGCTGGTAG
- the fusA gene encoding elongation factor G produces MAATSLDLAKVRNIGIMAHIDAGKTTTTERILFYTGVSYKIGEVHDGAATMDWMEQEQERGITITSAATTCHWTLDGVDNTINIIDTPGHVDFTVEVERSLRVLDGGVTVFDGVAGVEPQSETVWRQADRYGVPRICFINKLDRTGADFYFCVQTIVDRLKATPLVMQLPIGAEGDFAGVVDLVKMKALVWSADAPKGEMYDTVEIPADLAEKAAEYREALIDTVSNVSDEVMELALEGEDIPEEMLVAAIRKGTLNSDFTPIFCGSAFKNKGVQPLLDAVVKYLPSPLDIEGIEGTKPGNADEKIVRKASDDEPLAALAFKIMSDPHLGKLTFVRVYSGRLESGTSVLNSVKGKKERIGKIYRMHANKREEIESVGAGDIIAVMGLKQTTTGETLSDEKNPVILESMDFPAPVIRVAIEPKSKGDQEKLGVAIQRLAEEDPSFQVNTDEETGQTIIAGMGELHLEVLVDRMKREFKVEANVGKPQVAYRETIRKAVERIDYTHKKQTGGSGQFAKIQIAIEPIEAGEGYEFVNKVTGGRVPKEYIPSVDAGCQEAMEFGVLAGYPLQGVRVILLDGASHDVDSSELAFKIAGSMAFKEGAKKASPALLEPMMAVEVTTPEDYMGEVIGDINSRRGQIRSMDERHGARVVNALVPLSEMFGYVGDLRSKTSGRASYSMQFDSYAEVPRNVAEEIIAKAKGE; encoded by the coding sequence ATGGCTGCAACCTCCCTTGACCTCGCCAAGGTCCGCAACATCGGGATCATGGCGCACATCGACGCGGGCAAGACCACCACCACCGAGCGGATCCTGTTCTACACCGGTGTCTCGTACAAGATCGGTGAGGTCCACGATGGCGCTGCCACCATGGACTGGATGGAGCAGGAGCAGGAGCGCGGCATCACGATCACGTCGGCCGCGACGACCTGTCACTGGACGCTCGACGGCGTTGACAACACGATCAACATCATCGACACCCCGGGCCACGTTGACTTCACCGTCGAGGTGGAGCGTTCGCTGCGTGTCCTCGACGGTGGCGTGACGGTGTTCGATGGCGTCGCCGGTGTCGAGCCCCAGTCCGAGACCGTGTGGCGGCAGGCTGACCGCTACGGCGTCCCGCGCATCTGCTTCATCAACAAGCTGGACCGCACGGGCGCCGACTTCTACTTCTGCGTGCAGACCATCGTGGACCGCCTCAAGGCGACCCCGCTGGTCATGCAGCTGCCGATCGGCGCCGAGGGCGACTTCGCCGGCGTCGTCGACCTGGTGAAGATGAAGGCCCTGGTCTGGTCCGCGGACGCCCCCAAGGGCGAGATGTACGACACCGTGGAGATCCCGGCCGACCTGGCCGAGAAGGCCGCGGAGTACCGCGAGGCCCTGATCGACACCGTCTCGAACGTCAGCGACGAGGTGATGGAGCTCGCCCTGGAGGGCGAGGACATCCCCGAGGAGATGCTGGTCGCCGCGATCCGCAAGGGCACGCTGAACTCGGACTTCACTCCGATCTTCTGCGGCTCGGCGTTCAAGAACAAGGGCGTCCAGCCCCTGCTCGACGCGGTCGTGAAGTACCTGCCGTCGCCGCTCGACATCGAGGGCATCGAGGGCACCAAGCCCGGCAACGCCGACGAGAAGATCGTCCGCAAGGCCTCGGACGACGAGCCGCTCGCCGCGCTCGCGTTCAAGATCATGTCGGACCCGCACCTCGGCAAGCTCACCTTCGTCCGGGTCTACTCGGGCCGCCTGGAGTCCGGCACCTCGGTGCTGAACTCGGTGAAGGGCAAGAAGGAGCGCATCGGCAAGATCTACCGCATGCACGCGAACAAGCGTGAGGAGATCGAGTCGGTGGGCGCCGGCGACATCATCGCCGTGATGGGTCTCAAGCAGACCACCACCGGTGAGACGCTGAGCGACGAGAAGAACCCGGTCATCCTGGAGTCCATGGACTTCCCGGCCCCGGTCATCCGCGTCGCGATCGAGCCCAAGTCCAAGGGCGACCAGGAGAAGCTGGGTGTCGCCATCCAGCGTCTCGCCGAGGAGGACCCGTCCTTCCAGGTCAACACGGACGAGGAGACCGGCCAGACCATCATCGCGGGCATGGGCGAGCTGCACCTTGAGGTGCTGGTCGACCGCATGAAGCGTGAGTTCAAGGTCGAGGCCAACGTCGGCAAGCCGCAGGTCGCGTACCGCGAGACGATCCGCAAGGCCGTCGAGCGGATCGACTACACGCACAAGAAGCAGACCGGTGGTTCCGGCCAGTTCGCGAAGATCCAGATCGCGATCGAGCCGATCGAGGCCGGCGAGGGCTACGAGTTCGTCAACAAGGTCACCGGTGGCCGCGTGCCGAAGGAGTACATCCCCTCGGTCGACGCCGGTTGCCAGGAGGCCATGGAGTTCGGCGTGCTCGCCGGCTACCCGCTCCAGGGCGTCCGCGTGATCCTGCTCGACGGTGCCTCGCACGACGTCGACTCCTCCGAGCTCGCGTTCAAGATCGCCGGCTCGATGGCGTTCAAGGAAGGCGCGAAGAAGGCCTCCCCGGCCCTGCTCGAGCCGATGATGGCCGTCGAGGTCACCACGCCCGAGGACTACATGGGCGAGGTCATCGGCGACATCAACTCTCGTCGTGGCCAGATCCGGTCCATGGACGAGCGTCACGGTGCCCGCGTGGTCAACGCGCTGGTGCCGCTCTCCGAGATGTTCGGCTACGTCGGTGACCTGCGCAGCAAGACCTCTGGTCGCGCGAGCTACTCGATGCAGTTCGACTCGTACGCCGAGGTTCCGCGGAACGTGGCGGAGGAGATCATCGCCAAGGCCAAGGGCGAGTAA